In the Populus trichocarpa isolate Nisqually-1 chromosome 1, P.trichocarpa_v4.1, whole genome shotgun sequence genome, one interval contains:
- the LOC7491456 gene encoding transcription initiation factor TFIID subunit 11, producing the protein MKQSKDPFEAAYVEQEESPPESPVAQDDYDTQASNAAAAADDSQGAVVGQDDDDLGGGGRNDFAHSSDHPSASRPMLGSARSKAKNKDDDEEEEEDNMDVELSKLASTADPDKMAKMQTILAQFTEGQMSRYESFRRSALQKTNMKRLLVSITGSQKISLPMTIVVCGIAKMFVGELVETARIVMTERKESGPIRPCHIREAYRRLKLEGKVPKRSVPRLFR; encoded by the exons ATGAAGCAATCGAAGGATCCATTCGAGGCAGCGTATGTGGAGCAAGAAGAATCGCCACCAGAATCCCCAGTTGCCCAAGATGATTATGACACTCAAGCTTCTaacgctgctgctgctgctgatgatTCTCAGGGTGCTGTCGTTGGTCAAGATGATGATGACCTTGGCGGTGGAGGCCGCAATGATTTTGCCCATTCCTCTGACCACCCATCTGCTTCGAGGCCTATGTTGGGCTCTGCAAGAAGTAAGGCAAAGAATAAAGACGATgatgaagaggaggaggaagataACATGGATGTTGAGCTTTCGAAGTTGGCTTCTACTGCTGACCCTGATAAAATGGCAAAGATGCA GACTATTTTAGCTCAGTTTACTGAAGGACAGATGAGTAGGTACGAATCATTCCGCAGATCTGCACTGCAGAAGACTAACATGAAAAGG TTGTTAGTGAGCATCACTGGATCCCAGAAAATTTCTTTACCAATGACGATTGTAGTTTGCGGTATAGCAAAAATGTTTGTTGGTGAACTTGTTGAAACAG CCAGAATTGTAATGACGGAGAGGAAGGAATCTGGGCCTATCAGGCCTTGCCACATAAGAGAAGCATATAGAAGACTAAAGCTTGAAGGCAAAGTA
- the LOC7491457 gene encoding leucine-rich repeat receptor-like serine/threonine-protein kinase BAM3 — protein MAASNTRLAVFSSLLLLFLINSCQSLSSHNTYLKRQASILVSLKQSLESYDPSLDSWNVPNYQLLCSWTGIQCDDMNRSVVALDISNSNISGTLSPAITELRSLVNLSIQGNSFSDEFPREIHKLIRLQFLNISNNLFSGELAWEFSQLKELQVLDVYNNNFNGTLPLGVTQLAKLKYLDFGGNYFQGTIPPSYGSMQQLNYLSLKGNDLRGLIPGELGNLTSLEQLYLGYYNEFDGGIPPEFGKLINLVHIDLANCSLSGPIPPELGGLSKLDTLFLQTNELTGPIPPELGNLSSIISLDLSNNALTGDIPLEFYGLRRLTLLNLFLNKLHGEIPYFIAELPELEVLKLWHNNFTGAIPAKLGENGRLTELDLSSNKLTGLVPKSLCLGRKLQILILRINFLFGPLPDDLGHCDTLWRVRLGQNYLTGSIPSGFLYLPELSLMELQNNYLSGQVPQQISKTPSKLAQMNLADNRLSGPLPASIGNFSNLQILLLSGNRFTGEIPSQIGQLNNVFTLDMSRNNLSGNIPPEIGDCRTLTYLDLSQNQLSGPIPVQITQIHILNYLNISWNHLNQSLPKEIGSMKSLTSADFSHNNFSGSIPEFGQYSFFNSTSFSGNPQLCGSYLNPCNYSSTSPLQFHDQNSSTSQVPGKFKLLFALGLLGCSLVFAVLAIIKTRKIRRNSNSWKLTAFQKLEFGCENILECVKENNIIGRGGAGIVYRGLMPNGEPVAVKKLLGISRGSSHDNGLSAEVQTLGQIRHRNIVRLLAFCSNKETNLLVYEYMPNGSLGEVLHGKRGGFLKWDTRLKIAIEAAKGLCYLHHDCSPLIIHRDVKSNNILLSSDFEAHVADFGLAKFLQDTGASECMSAIAGSYGYIAPEYAYTLKVDEKSDVYSFGVVLLELITGRRPVGDFGEEGLDIVQWTKTQTKSSKEGVVKILDQGLTDIPLIEAMQVFFVAMLCVQEQSVERPTMREVVQMLAEAKQPNTYHKQ, from the exons ATGGCTGCTTCTAACACGAGGCTTGCCGTCTTCTCTTCTCTACTTCTTTTGTTTCTGATCAACTCCTGTCAATCACTTTCCTCGCATAATACCTACCTCAAAAGACAAGCTTCAATCCTGGTTTCTCTTAAACAATCTCTTGAGTCATATGATCCTTCACTTGATAGTTGGAATGTGCCAAACTACCAACTTCTGTGCTCTTGGACTGGCATCCAATGCGACGACATGAACAGGTCAGTGGTTGCTCTTGATATATCCAATTCAAACATCTCGGGCACTCTCTCACCCGCGATCACTGAGCTTCGAAGCCTTGTCAATCTTTCGATCCAAGGAAACAGCTTCTCTGATGAGTTCCCACGAGAAATTCACAAGCTTATAAGGCTTCAGTTCCTCAACATATCCAACAATCTGTTCAGTGGAGAGCTTGCTTGGGAGTTTTCTCAGTTGAAGGAACTTCAAGTGCTGGATGTTTATAACAACAATTTCAATGGCACACTACCATTAGGTGTCACTCAACTCGCCAAGCTGAAGTACTTGGATTTTGGCGGGAATTACTTTCAGGGGACTATCCCTCCAAGCTATGGAAGTATGCAACAGCTGAATTATCTGTCACTTAAGGGAAATGATTTGCGTGGTTTAATACCTGGTGAGCTTGGTAATCTTACAAGTCTTGAGCAGCTCTACCTGGGGTATTACAATGAGTTTGATGGAGGAATCCCACCTGAGTTCGGTAAGCTGATCAATCTGGTTCATATAGACCTTGCAAACTGTAGCTTAAGTGGACCGATACCTCCAGAATTGGGCGGCCTCAGCAAGCTAGACACCCTCTTCTTGCAAACGAATGAGCTCACTGGTCCTATCCCTCCTGAACTGGGCAACCTGAGCAGCATCATATCTCTTGACCTCTCAAACAACGCCCTAACGGGAGATATTCCACTAGAGTTTTACGGGCTTCGTCGCCTCACCTTATTGAACTTATTCCTTAACAAGTTACATGGAGAGATCCCTTATTTCATTGCGGAGCTACCTGAGTTAGAAGTCCTGAAGCTTTGGCACAATAACTTCACAGGAGCCATTCCTGCAAAGCTGGGAGAAAATGGCAGATTAACTGAACTTGACCTGTCAAGCAATAAGCTTACCGGATTAGTCCCTAAATCTCTCTGCTTAGGAAGGAAGCTGCAGATACTAATTCTGCGCATCAACTTTCTGTTCGGTCCTCTGCCTGATGATCTTGGCCATTGTGACACTCTCTGGAGAGTTCGGTTGGGGCAGAACTATCTGACTGGATCAATCCCGAGTGGTTTCCTTTACTTGCCAGAACTGTCACTGATGGAGCTGCAGAACAATTATCTGAGTGGACAGGTTCCACAACAAATAAGCAAGACGCCATCTAAACTTGCGCAGATGAATCTTGCAGATAATCGCTTATCTGGGCCACTTCCTGCATCCATCGGAAATTTCTCCAACTTGCAAATTCTTCTGCTCAGCGGAAACCGATTCACGGGGGAAATTCCATCTCAAATAGGTCAGTTGAACAATGTCTTTACATTGGATATGAGTAGGAACAACTTGTCTGGGAATATCCCCCCTGAAATTGGCGATTGTCGTACCTTAACTTACTTGGATTTGAGTCAGAACCAACTCTCAGGCCCGATTCCAGTTCAGATCACACAAATCCACATATTAAATTACCTTAATATATCCTGGAACCATTTGAACCAAAGTCTTCCTAAGGAAATTGGGTCCATGAAAAGTCTAACCTCGGCAGACTTTTCTCACAACAACTTCTCTGGTTCCATACCTGAATTTGGACAATATTCATTCTTCAACTCCACATCATTTTCCGGTAACCCTCAACTCTGTGGCTCCTACTTGAACCCTTGCAACTATTCATCTACGTCTCCATTACAATTCCACGACCAAAATAGCTCCACGTCTCAGGTCCCTGGAAAATTCAAGCTACTTTTTGCTCTTGGACTTCTAGGATGCTCTTTGGTATTTGCTGTTTTGGCAATCATCAAAACCCGAAAGATACGAAGAAATTCGAATTCCTGGAAGCTCACAGCATTCCAGAAGCTGGAATTTGGATGCGAAAACATATTGGAATGCGTCAAGGAAAACAACATCATAGGGAGAGGTGGAGCTGGCATAGTCTACAGAGGTTTAATGCCAAATGGAGAACCAGTAGCAGTCAAGAAGTTGTTGGGAATAAGCAGAGGATCGTCTCATGATAATGGCCTATCTGCAGAAGTACAAACATTAGGCCAAATTCGACACAGGAATATAGTGAGGTTGTTGGCATTTTGTTCGAATAAAGAGACCAATTTACTTGTATACGAGTACATGCCAAATGGAAGCCTAGGTGAAGTTCTGCATGGGAAGAGAGGTGGTTTTCTCAAGTGGGATACCAGGCTGAAAATTGCTATTGAAGCAGCGAAAGGCCTTTGTTACTTGCACCACGACTGTTCTCCTCTAATTATCCACCGGGACGTCAAGTCCAATAACATTCTACTCAGCTCAGATTTTGAGGCTCATGTAGCAGATTTTGGGCTTGCCAAGTTCTTGCAAGACACCGGAGCTTCAGAATGCATGTCTGCAATTGCTGGCTCTTATGGCTATATTGCTCCAG AATATGCATACACATTGAAGGTGGATGAGAAGAGTGATGTCTACAGCTTTGGAGTGGTACTGTTAGAGTTAATCACAGGCAGAAGGCCAGTTGGGGATTTCGGAGAAGAAGGGCTAGACATTGTTCAATGGACTAAGACACAGACTAAATCAAGCAAAGAAGGGGTGGTAAAGATTCTGGATCAAGGGCTGACAGATATTCCATTAATTGAAGCAATGCAAGTCTTTTTTGTGGCGATGTTATGTGTTCAAGAACAAAGTGTGGAGAGACCAACAATGAGAGAAGTTGTTCAAATGCTTGCAGAAGCTAAACAACCCAACACATATCACAAGCAGTGA